In one Pungitius pungitius chromosome 13, fPunPun2.1, whole genome shotgun sequence genomic region, the following are encoded:
- the sfrp5 gene encoding secreted frizzled-related protein 5 — protein sequence MAHGQKSPRWALTQGSFSSAPGLSLFPLLLLLLFLTASAADEYDYYSWQSDNFHNGRFYTKQPQCVDIPADLRLCHNVGYKKMRLPNLLDHETMPEVKQQAGSWVPLLAKRCHADTQVFLCSLFAPVCLDRPIYPCRSLCEAVRDSCAPVMETYGFPWPEMLTCDKFPIDNDLCIPMQFTGNQATQPPVSKVCPPCDNELKADNIMEHYCASDFALKMKIKEVKKEKGDRKLIAAQKKKKVLKQGVLRKKDLKKLTLYIKNGANCPCAQLDSLGSNFLIMGRKVDQQLLLMSIHKWDKKSKELKFAIKYMKSHQCPTYHTVFQ from the exons ATGGCGCACGGACAAAAGAGCCCCAGGTGGGCATTGACCCAGGGCTCCTTCAGCTCGGCCCCCGGCTTGTcgctcttccccctcctcctcctcctcctcttcctcaccgccTCGGCCGCAGACGAGTACGACTACTACAGCTGGCAGTCGGACAACTTCCACAACGGCCGCTTCTACACCAAGCAGCCGCAGTGTGTGGACATACCAGCTGACCTGCGCCTGTGCCACAATGTGGGCTACAAAAAGATGAGGCTGCCCAACCTCCTGGACCACGAAACGATGCCAGAGGTCAAGCAGCAGGCAGGCAGCTGGGTGCCTCTCCTGGCCAAGCGGTGCCACGCCGACACCCAGGTCTTCCTGTGCTCGCTGTTCGCACCGGTGTGCCTGGACAGGCCCATCTATCCCTGCCGCTCGCTGTGCGAGGCCGTGAGGGACAGCTGCGCTCCGGTGATGGAGACCTATGGCTTCCCGTGGCCGGAGATGCTGACCTGTGATAAGTTTCCGATTGACAATGACCTCTGCATCCCCATGCAGTTCACCGGGAACCAGGCGACCCAGCCACCAG TGTCAAAGGTGTGCCCTCCGTGTGACAATGAGCTGAAAGCAGACAACATAATGGAGCATTACTGCGCCAGTGACTTTG cTCTCAAGATGAAAATcaaggaggtgaagaaggagaagggagaCCGCAAGCTGATCGCagcccagaagaagaagaaggtgttgAAGCAAGGTGTGCTGAGGAAGAAGGACCTGAAGAAACTGACCCTGTACATCAAGAACGGCGCCAACTGCCCGTGTGCCCAGCTCGACAGCCTGGGCTCCAACTTCCTCATCATGGGCCGCAAAGTGgaccagcagctgctgctcatgTCTATTCACAAGTGGGACAAGAAGAGCAAGGAGCTCAAGTTTGCCATCAAGTACATGAAGTCCCACCAGTGCCCCACCTACCACACCGTCTTCCAGTGA
- the golga7bb gene encoding golgin subfamily A member 7B has product MATEFHNLQELRHSASLVTKVFVQRDYSEGTVCRFHNKFPSDLHNRIERTLLEETVKTLNSYYLEAERIGGQSYLEGCLACATAYIVFLCMETRYEKVLKKISGYIQEQNEKIYAPRGLLLTDPIERGMRVLEISVFEDRGSGSSSPSSSTTSAGSSAR; this is encoded by the exons ATGGCGACAGAG TTCCATAATCTTCAGGAGTTGAGGCACAGCGCATCGCTGGTGACGAAGGTGTTTGTGCAGAGAGACTACAGCGAAGGGACCGTCTGCCGCTTTCACAACAAGTTCCCCTCAGACCTGCACAACAgg ATTGAGCGAACCTTGCTTGAGGAAACAGTGAAGACGCTCAACTCGTACTATTTGGAGGCCGAAAGAATTGGAGGTCAGTCGTACCTGGAAGGATGTCTGGCCTGTGCGACAGCGTACATCGTCTTCCTTTGCATGGAGACACGCTACGAGAAG GTGCTGAAGAAGATTTCAGGTTACATCCAGGAACAGAATGAGAAGATCTACGCTCCGAGAGGTCTGCTGCTCACAGACCCCATCGAGAGGGGAATGAGGGTC CTAGAGATCAGTGTGTTTGAAGACCGGGGCTCGGGCAGCTCCagtcccagcagcagcaccacgtcGGCGGGCAGCAGCGCCCGGTGA